Proteins from a genomic interval of Clostridium cochlearium:
- the pgsA gene encoding CDP-diacylglycerol--glycerol-3-phosphate 3-phosphatidyltransferase yields the protein MNLANKLTIIRIFLVPIFLIFIAVKDIPYGKTIATAIFIIAALTDKLDGYIARSRNQITRFGKFMDPLADKLLVTAALISLVELQVISTWVAMVIIAREFAVTGLRAVAAAEGIVIAASPLGKAKTVTQIVAIVVALIDLNNINILSIPSNYISTLTTITMAAAVIITIISGIDYFVKNKEAIKIDK from the coding sequence ATGAATCTTGCAAATAAATTAACTATAATAAGAATATTCTTAGTACCTATCTTTTTGATTTTTATAGCGGTTAAGGATATACCTTATGGAAAAACTATAGCTACTGCTATATTTATAATAGCGGCACTTACAGACAAACTAGATGGTTATATAGCAAGGAGTAGAAATCAAATAACACGCTTTGGAAAATTTATGGATCCTTTAGCAGACAAACTATTGGTAACAGCAGCATTGATATCATTAGTAGAATTACAAGTTATTTCTACTTGGGTTGCCATGGTTATTATAGCAAGAGAATTTGCTGTAACAGGTCTTAGAGCGGTGGCTGCTGCTGAGGGTATAGTAATAGCTGCAAGTCCTTTAGGAAAGGCAAAAACCGTTACACAAATTGTGGCTATTGTAGTAGCACTTATAGATTTAAATAATATTAATATATTATCTATTCCAAGTAATTATATTTCTACACTTACTACTATAACTATGGCAGCTGCAGTTATCATAACTATTATATCTGGTATAGATTATTTTGTGAAAAATAAAGAAGCTATAAAAATAGATAAATAA
- the recA gene encoding recombinase RecA, producing the protein MDKEKLKAIEAAMGQIEKQFGKGSVMKLGEKNVLDIEAISTGCLGMDIALGIGGVPKGRIVEIYGPESSGKTTVALHIIAEAQKEGGVAAFIDAEHALDPSYARKLGVDIDNLIVSQPDTGEQGLEIAEALVRSNAIDVVVVDSVAALVPKAEIQGEMGDSHVGLQARLMSQALRKLAGSINKSNCVAIFINQLREKVGIMFGNPETTPGGRALKFYSSVRLDVRRIDSIKQGDEFLGNRTRVKITKNKVAPPFKNAEFDIMYNEGISRTGDVLDLGVKEEIVQKSGSWFSYNDVRLGQGRENAKQFLKDNPELLYEIENTIREKYGLPLVKNNVKAEKDEKKEDKKEDKE; encoded by the coding sequence ATGGATAAAGAAAAATTAAAAGCCATAGAAGCAGCTATGGGACAAATAGAAAAGCAATTTGGTAAAGGCTCTGTAATGAAGCTTGGTGAAAAAAATGTATTGGATATAGAAGCTATATCAACAGGATGTCTTGGAATGGACATAGCTTTAGGTATAGGGGGAGTTCCAAAGGGAAGAATAGTAGAAATATATGGTCCTGAATCTTCAGGTAAAACTACTGTGGCATTACATATAATAGCAGAAGCTCAAAAAGAAGGAGGAGTTGCAGCTTTTATAGATGCAGAGCACGCCTTAGATCCTTCCTATGCAAGAAAACTAGGAGTTGATATAGATAATTTAATAGTTTCTCAACCAGATACAGGAGAACAGGGGCTAGAAATAGCAGAAGCTCTTGTTAGGTCTAATGCTATAGATGTAGTAGTTGTGGACTCTGTAGCAGCTTTAGTACCTAAGGCGGAAATTCAAGGAGAAATGGGAGATTCTCACGTAGGTTTACAAGCAAGGCTAATGTCTCAAGCTCTTAGAAAATTAGCTGGATCTATAAACAAATCCAATTGTGTAGCTATTTTTATAAATCAATTAAGAGAAAAGGTTGGAATAATGTTTGGAAATCCTGAAACTACTCCAGGAGGAAGAGCACTTAAATTTTATTCTAGTGTAAGACTAGATGTTAGAAGAATAGATTCTATAAAACAAGGTGATGAATTCTTAGGAAACAGAACTAGAGTAAAAATAACTAAAAATAAAGTAGCACCGCCTTTTAAAAATGCTGAATTTGATATAATGTACAATGAGGGTATATCAAGGACAGGAGATGTTTTAGATTTAGGTGTTAAAGAGGAAATAGTTCAAAAAAGTGGCTCATGGTTTTCCTATAATGATGTAAGATTAGGTCAAGGTAGAGAAAATGCAAAACAATTTTTAAAAGATAATCCAGAACTACTTTATGAAATAGAAAATACTATAAGAGAAAAATATGGTCTTCCACTTGTAAAAAATAATGTAAAAGCAGAAAAAGACGAGAAAAAAGAAGATAAAAAGGAAGATAAAGAGTAA
- a CDS encoding DNA translocase FtsK encodes MAKRKKQNKNQNTVKLDAEIKGILFITIGVLALISVMSSSNSGIIGKMSKRILIFIFGLGAFIFPFFIIFIGICLIIKKGKVTYSGKFYGIVLFIFNTLFCLHMGDIITNGIDRSFLEGILDIYNSEFFLHGGVISYLVDIPLYKLFGKWGAFVIFISIYIISFLLISQISLYSIISKLKVKKEKRRKEKNIEIKEEAQNEIKFTEVKDSDEKTEEKMINRIKIIDFIKNTNVEDNVEIKENKSIEKQNNINNNIPEEKDINKELEEEMSKSVLKNIDYEFPSSNLLKDNKSIKLKKEDKKELLSNANKLEETLSSFGVEAKVTQVTKGPSVTRFELQPSVGVKVSKIVHLADDIALNLAAQDVRIEAPIPGKSAVGIEVPNRELTPVYLKEVLDSDEFKNCNKNLAFAIGKDIAGNCVVSDLSKMPHLLIAGATGSGKSVCINTLIISLIYKYSPEDVKLLMVDPKVVELNIYNDIPHLLIPVVTEPKKAAGALYWAVNEMTRRYKLFAENNVRNIESYNELLKKGKEGEKLPLIVIVIDELADLMMVCPNDIEDYIGRLAQMARAAGMHLVIATQRPSVDVITGVIKANIPSRISFAVSSQIDSRTILDMSGAEKLLGKGDMLFYPSGESKPMRVQGAFISEEEVEKVVTFIKEQQCGEIEYEDSIIDEINTSIEINNEDRDELLEEAIKIVVEVDQASTSLLQRKLRIGYNRAARIMDQMEERGIISQRDGSKPRQVLISKDDIV; translated from the coding sequence ATGGCAAAGAGAAAAAAGCAGAATAAAAATCAAAATACTGTTAAATTAGATGCTGAAATTAAAGGGATATTATTTATAACTATAGGCGTACTTGCACTTATAAGTGTTATGTCCTCTTCGAATTCAGGAATTATTGGAAAAATGTCAAAGAGAATTCTTATTTTTATTTTTGGATTAGGTGCATTTATATTCCCATTTTTTATAATATTTATAGGCATATGTTTAATAATTAAAAAAGGCAAAGTAACATATAGTGGGAAATTTTATGGAATAGTTTTATTTATTTTTAATACACTATTTTGTTTACATATGGGGGATATAATTACAAATGGTATAGATAGAAGTTTTTTAGAAGGAATTTTGGATATTTATAATTCAGAGTTTTTCTTACATGGAGGAGTAATTTCATATTTGGTAGATATTCCTTTATATAAGCTCTTTGGAAAATGGGGAGCTTTTGTAATATTTATTTCTATATATATTATATCCTTTTTATTAATAAGCCAAATATCTTTATACAGTATAATAAGTAAGTTAAAAGTAAAGAAAGAAAAGAGGAGGAAAGAAAAAAATATAGAAATAAAAGAAGAGGCTCAAAATGAAATTAAATTTACAGAGGTTAAGGATTCAGATGAAAAAACAGAAGAAAAAATGATCAATAGAATAAAAATAATAGATTTTATAAAAAACACTAATGTAGAAGATAATGTGGAAATAAAAGAAAATAAGTCTATAGAAAAACAAAATAACATTAATAATAATATTCCAGAAGAAAAGGATATAAATAAAGAATTAGAAGAGGAGATGAGTAAATCCGTTTTAAAAAACATAGATTATGAATTCCCTTCTTCAAATTTATTAAAGGATAATAAATCCATAAAACTAAAAAAAGAAGATAAAAAAGAACTGCTTAGCAATGCAAATAAACTTGAAGAAACTTTATCAAGTTTTGGAGTAGAGGCCAAAGTGACTCAGGTAACAAAAGGGCCTTCCGTAACTAGATTTGAGCTTCAACCAAGTGTTGGTGTTAAAGTAAGCAAAATTGTGCATTTAGCAGATGATATAGCTTTAAATTTAGCTGCTCAAGATGTAAGAATTGAGGCTCCAATACCTGGAAAATCAGCTGTGGGAATAGAGGTTCCTAATAGAGAATTAACACCGGTTTATTTAAAAGAGGTTTTGGATTCTGATGAATTTAAAAATTGCAATAAAAACTTAGCTTTTGCTATAGGAAAAGATATAGCTGGTAATTGTGTTGTATCAGATTTAAGTAAAATGCCTCATTTGTTAATAGCAGGGGCTACAGGTTCTGGTAAAAGTGTTTGTATAAATACTTTAATAATAAGTTTAATATATAAATACTCTCCTGAAGATGTAAAATTGCTTATGGTAGATCCTAAGGTAGTAGAACTTAATATATACAATGATATACCACATTTACTTATTCCTGTAGTTACAGAGCCTAAAAAGGCGGCAGGTGCTCTATATTGGGCAGTAAATGAAATGACTAGAAGATATAAATTATTTGCAGAAAACAATGTAAGAAATATTGAAAGTTATAATGAACTGCTTAAAAAAGGTAAGGAAGGAGAAAAGCTTCCTTTAATAGTTATAGTTATAGATGAGTTAGCGGATTTAATGATGGTATGTCCTAATGATATAGAGGATTACATAGGAAGGCTAGCTCAAATGGCAAGAGCTGCTGGTATGCATTTAGTTATAGCCACTCAAAGACCTTCTGTAGATGTAATAACAGGAGTTATAAAGGCTAATATACCTTCTAGAATTTCCTTTGCAGTTTCAAGTCAAATAGATTCAAGAACTATATTAGATATGTCAGGTGCAGAAAAGTTATTAGGAAAAGGAGATATGCTCTTTTATCCATCAGGAGAATCAAAACCTATGAGAGTGCAAGGTGCCTTTATATCTGAGGAGGAAGTTGAAAAGGTAGTAACCTTTATAAAAGAACAACAATGTGGTGAAATAGAATATGAAGATAGTATAATAGATGAGATAAACACTTCAATTGAAATAAATAATGAAGATAGAGATGAGCTTTTAGAAGAGGCTATAAAAATTGTAGTAGAAGTAGATCAGGCTTCAACTTCTCTATTGCAAAGAAAGTTGAGAATAGGTTATAATAGGGCAGCTAGAATAATGGACCAAATGGAAGAGCGGGGCATTATATCTCAAAGAGATGGAAGCAAACCAAGACAGGTATTAATAAGCAAGGATGACATTGTTTAA
- the rimO gene encoding 30S ribosomal protein S12 methylthiotransferase RimO → MTKIKYGIVSLGCDKNRIDSEIMINEIRKENIITNNPKEADVIIVNTCGFIEDSKKESIDTILEMANYKNNNCKVLVVTGCLSQRYGEELQELLPEVDVMLGVNDYDKLNEAVKKSIEKGEKSIYCNYSDTVINEGNRVLTTPKHYAYLRIAEGCDNFCTYCAIPKIRGKYRSRKIEDIINEAKALSQKGVKEIIVVAQDTTRYGLDIYGKKMLPELLKKLEEIQGVEWIRLLYCYPEDITEELIEEFIRNKKLCKYIDIPIQHISNYVLKRMGRKGNKELITKVLKDIKRIIPDMTIRTSLIVGFPGERQEDFIELKDFVEEFKFENLGVFKYSQEEGTAASKMEDQILDEIKETRREELMKIQQDIVKNVNAGKVNKVYKVIVDNFNGEYYIGRNHEMLPEIDGAIYFKCDKILNVGEMVNVKILENLEYDLIGVVCDESCK, encoded by the coding sequence ATGACAAAGATAAAATATGGAATAGTTAGCTTAGGGTGTGACAAAAACAGAATTGATTCTGAAATAATGATAAATGAAATAAGAAAAGAGAACATAATAACCAATAATCCTAAAGAAGCAGATGTTATTATAGTAAATACTTGCGGATTTATAGAGGACTCTAAAAAGGAGTCCATAGATACAATATTAGAAATGGCAAATTATAAAAATAATAACTGTAAAGTATTAGTGGTTACTGGTTGTCTAAGCCAAAGATATGGAGAAGAGTTACAGGAATTACTTCCAGAAGTGGATGTAATGCTAGGAGTAAATGATTACGATAAGCTTAATGAGGCTGTTAAAAAATCTATAGAAAAAGGTGAGAAGTCTATTTACTGTAACTATAGTGATACAGTTATAAATGAAGGAAATAGGGTATTAACTACACCAAAGCATTATGCTTATTTAAGAATAGCTGAAGGCTGTGACAATTTCTGTACTTACTGCGCGATACCAAAAATAAGAGGAAAATACAGAAGTAGAAAAATAGAAGATATAATAAACGAAGCTAAAGCTTTATCCCAAAAGGGTGTAAAAGAGATAATAGTAGTAGCACAGGATACTACACGATATGGATTAGACATATATGGTAAAAAAATGTTACCAGAACTTTTAAAGAAATTAGAAGAAATACAAGGTGTAGAATGGATAAGACTTTTATATTGTTATCCAGAAGATATAACAGAGGAACTAATAGAAGAATTTATTAGAAATAAAAAGCTATGTAAATACATTGATATACCTATACAACACATAAGTAATTATGTGTTAAAAAGAATGGGTAGAAAAGGAAATAAGGAATTAATTACAAAAGTTTTAAAAGATATTAAAAGAATAATCCCAGATATGACTATAAGAACTTCGTTAATAGTGGGTTTTCCAGGAGAAAGACAGGAAGACTTTATAGAACTTAAGGATTTTGTAGAAGAATTTAAATTTGAAAATTTAGGTGTTTTTAAATACTCTCAAGAAGAAGGAACTGCAGCGTCAAAAATGGAAGATCAAATCTTAGATGAAATAAAAGAAACAAGAAGAGAAGAATTGATGAAAATACAACAAGATATAGTTAAAAACGTTAATGCAGGTAAAGTTAATAAAGTATATAAAGTCATAGTAGATAATTTTAATGGAGAATATTATATTGGAAGAAATCATGAAATGTTACCGGAAATAGATGGTGCAATTTATTTTAAATGTGATAAAATATTAAATGTAGGTGAAATGGTAAATGTAAAGATATTGGAAAACCTAGAATATGATCTAATAGGAGTTGTATGTGATGAATCTTGCAAATAA